Proteins encoded together in one Planctopirus ephydatiae window:
- a CDS encoding LysM peptidoglycan-binding domain-containing protein, with protein sequence MHRDQKIGLALGVLLIGAVAAFFFRNERSTMDGVPVISDVVELDAVIAEKSFRPYLGDSSRSSDRTVARPVNDTLIIPPLNDPWEGSASGKMEAPVAPTDNPKQVMNRAPDETTQDLPVIPWPDDVLEVESVAPKQTGSSPAANRTQGSRSERQDQRGMTEATGDSSLAYPSGMDRYQRSSGYDPGDAGRPDSEAVTMVTHVVKKGETLSSLSQKYLGRESRYLEIFDANRDQLRDAHGVRTGMTLRIPVTRNSRNIAETPRQTKDDAASPAPANGEKRLFVPFKPRPANAATWGPTTELPEAAPRRLSQQPPESSVLR encoded by the coding sequence GTGCATCGTGACCAGAAAATCGGTCTTGCCCTGGGTGTCCTGCTGATCGGAGCAGTGGCGGCATTTTTCTTTCGTAACGAACGCTCAACAATGGATGGAGTTCCAGTGATCTCCGACGTTGTTGAACTGGATGCTGTGATTGCTGAAAAAAGCTTCAGGCCTTACCTGGGGGATTCCAGCCGCTCTTCAGACCGGACTGTTGCCCGTCCCGTCAATGATACCCTCATCATTCCACCGTTGAATGATCCGTGGGAAGGGTCTGCGTCTGGCAAGATGGAAGCACCGGTAGCGCCGACCGACAATCCTAAGCAGGTGATGAACCGTGCGCCTGACGAAACGACTCAGGATTTGCCGGTGATTCCCTGGCCTGATGATGTGCTGGAAGTGGAGTCCGTTGCACCAAAACAGACGGGTAGTTCACCTGCAGCTAATAGAACTCAAGGCTCTCGAAGCGAACGCCAGGACCAACGTGGAATGACTGAGGCTACTGGCGATTCGTCGCTTGCTTATCCATCGGGAATGGATCGTTATCAGCGATCAAGTGGCTATGACCCGGGAGATGCTGGCAGACCAGATTCTGAGGCTGTCACGATGGTGACTCATGTCGTCAAAAAGGGTGAAACGTTATCGTCGCTCTCACAAAAATATCTGGGACGTGAAAGCCGTTATCTGGAAATCTTTGATGCCAATCGAGACCAGTTGCGGGATGCTCATGGCGTACGTACCGGAATGACACTCAGAATCCCTGTCACCAGGAACTCGAGAAACATCGCGGAAACTCCTCGACAGACGAAGGACGATGCTGCATCCCCAGCGCCCGCCAATGGAGAGAAACGATTGTTTGTGCCCTTCAAGCCGCGTCCTGCCAACGCTGCCACCTGGGGGCCAACGACGGAGTTACCCGAAGCGGCACCCCGCCGCCTGAGTCAGCAACCACCCGAATCCAGCGTGTTGCGTTAA
- the truB gene encoding tRNA pseudouridine(55) synthase TruB → MKWGFLNIHKPLQMTSRDVVSKIERAVRPLKVGHAGTLDPLAEGVLVIGIGPATRLTEHVQALPKGYSANFHLGQTTETDDAEGQLSAQIDTQHLTRELIEQELTHFRGQIQQIPPRFSAVHVAGKRAYDLARSGQDFELTPRTVEVHQIALTKYANPDIELQIECGSGTYIRSLARDLGEKLQCGAYMSALTRTHIGPFHLDSALQLDSLPNSFRLADLQPLLLHPMLAFTESQRWVATRRAVVDLQHGKNISSDALQALHSTSESQPEIPTHVCILSEDREMIAVAEFCMQTKLLRPRIGIPQHFLEAHPC, encoded by the coding sequence ATGAAGTGGGGCTTTCTCAATATCCATAAACCACTGCAAATGACCTCCCGCGATGTGGTCAGCAAAATCGAACGTGCTGTTCGCCCCCTGAAGGTCGGGCATGCCGGAACTCTCGATCCACTCGCAGAAGGTGTTCTGGTCATTGGAATCGGCCCGGCAACTCGTCTGACGGAGCATGTTCAGGCGCTGCCCAAAGGATATTCTGCAAACTTCCATCTCGGGCAAACTACCGAAACAGACGATGCCGAGGGACAACTCTCCGCCCAGATCGATACACAACATCTCACGCGCGAATTGATCGAACAGGAGCTCACTCACTTTCGTGGCCAGATTCAACAGATTCCCCCTCGCTTCAGTGCTGTCCATGTGGCGGGGAAAAGAGCTTATGACCTGGCCCGATCTGGGCAGGATTTTGAGCTGACGCCTAGAACGGTTGAAGTTCATCAAATCGCGTTGACGAAGTACGCCAACCCGGACATCGAATTGCAGATCGAATGTGGCAGTGGCACTTACATTCGATCCCTGGCAAGAGATCTCGGGGAGAAACTTCAGTGCGGAGCCTATATGTCCGCACTGACACGCACACATATTGGACCATTTCACCTCGATAGCGCACTGCAGCTCGACAGCCTGCCGAATAGCTTCAGGCTGGCTGATCTTCAGCCGCTATTGCTCCACCCCATGCTGGCATTTACTGAATCTCAGCGCTGGGTTGCCACGCGCCGGGCCGTCGTAGACCTGCAGCATGGCAAAAACATCTCGAGTGATGCTTTGCAGGCCCTGCACTCAACGTCAGAGAGTCAACCAGAGATTCCTACCCATGTCTGCATCCTGAGTGAAGACCGGGAAATGATTGCGGTTGCCGAGTTTTGCATGCAGACGAAACTTCTCCGTCCGCGCATCGGCATCCCCCAACATTTTCTGGAAGCACACCCGTGCTGA
- a CDS encoding PhoH family protein → MTDRKIAFQNHEHLKLLFGPNDRNLRKLREKLRIEVVFRGDEIRLSGPSEQVDLGSDIIGELRGTIERRGMLSDEEFERVLNRRNAEALLGAESSIDVFHKAKKVFPMGEGQAAYIEAIRQHDLVFCSGPAGSGKTYLAVAMAVNALRNEQVRKIVLVRPAVEAGEKLGFLPGDMLEKVNPYLRPLLDALGDILDFDTVQRYLDRDVIEIAPLAFMRGRTLNNTFIILDEAQNTTSVQMKMFLTRMGQRSKIVVTGDATQIDLPDNVTSGLADAVKRLRNVEGISVVELSGGDIVRHPLVRRIVAAYDNGNSNDSRPRTRFEVNRTSNPIAGSALTEAQTANNSPPDPKDSTAVQE, encoded by the coding sequence ATGACAGATCGCAAAATCGCATTTCAGAATCACGAGCATCTCAAGCTGCTCTTTGGCCCCAATGATCGCAATCTGCGTAAACTTCGTGAAAAACTACGTATCGAAGTGGTCTTTCGCGGAGACGAAATCCGCTTGTCCGGGCCTTCTGAGCAGGTGGATTTAGGCAGCGATATCATTGGCGAACTCCGGGGAACCATCGAAAGACGGGGCATGCTTTCCGACGAAGAGTTTGAACGTGTCCTCAATCGGCGCAATGCCGAAGCTTTGCTCGGGGCGGAATCATCGATTGATGTCTTCCATAAAGCCAAAAAAGTCTTCCCCATGGGCGAGGGGCAGGCGGCTTACATCGAAGCGATCCGCCAGCATGATCTGGTCTTCTGCTCGGGCCCGGCCGGCTCCGGCAAAACCTATCTGGCTGTCGCTATGGCAGTGAACGCTCTGAGAAACGAGCAGGTTCGCAAGATCGTGCTCGTTCGACCGGCTGTTGAAGCGGGTGAAAAGCTCGGTTTTCTCCCGGGTGATATGCTGGAAAAAGTCAATCCGTACCTGCGACCACTGCTGGATGCTTTGGGAGACATTCTTGATTTTGACACAGTGCAGCGATACCTCGATCGCGATGTGATCGAAATCGCACCCTTGGCATTCATGAGAGGACGGACACTTAACAATACGTTTATCATCCTCGACGAAGCACAAAATACAACCAGTGTGCAAATGAAGATGTTTTTGACCCGTATGGGCCAAAGATCAAAAATCGTGGTGACAGGTGACGCCACCCAGATCGATCTCCCAGACAACGTGACCAGCGGCCTTGCCGACGCTGTCAAGCGGCTGAGGAATGTCGAGGGAATCTCCGTCGTCGAACTTTCTGGAGGCGACATTGTCAGGCACCCACTGGTAAGGCGTATCGTTGCGGCTTACGATAATGGGAATTCGAATGACTCCCGTCCTCGAACACGGTTCGAGGTCAATCGTACGTCCAACCCTATTGCCGGTTCTGCCTTAACTGAAGCCCAGACTGCAAACAACAGTCCCCCGGATCCAAAAGACAGCACCGCTGTGCAGGAGTGA
- the glgB gene encoding 1,4-alpha-glucan branching protein GlgB: MYAQNYKHLGAHPEIRDGVLGTHFAVWAPNAREVSVIADLNFWSHGQNWLQSSDDGVWRGFIPGIKPGDIYKYSLKTASGLRLEKSDPYAFAAELPPRTASVVSDLSGFRWNDEKWIRQREMKNIYEQPISVYEVHLGSWRRPTDGRRYFNYRELAVQLVEYVKPLGFTHVQLLPVTEHPFDGSWGYQTTGYFAPTSRFGSPHDFMFFVDYCHEHGLGVLMDWVPAHFPTDTHSLGNFDGTALYEHADPRKGFHPDWGTLIFNYGRTEVADFLLSSARFWMDIYHVDGLRVDAVASMLYLDYSRKAGEWMPNMFGGRENLEAIQFLKDLNVVIHQDFPGVLMVAEESTSWGGVSRPVYTGGLGFGFKWDMGWMNDTLRYFRRDPIYRRHHQNELSFRMVYAFTENFMLPLSHDEVVHGKRSLISQMPGDHWQQFANLRVLYGYQFTTPGKKLLFMGGEIAQWTEWNHDAQLDWELTKFQFHHGIQKLIADLNQLYRSESALHYGDCDAEGFSWISADDYQNSVYSWVRYGSHPENLLVIMMNLTPIPRHNYKVGVPLAGFYKEVLNTDSSIYGGSNVGNSGGVYSEIGQLHGHGQFIQVTLPPLGMIVLKPITRPVAVLEAKAGKEAKD; this comes from the coding sequence ATGTACGCACAGAATTACAAGCATTTGGGCGCTCATCCGGAAATTCGTGATGGGGTTTTAGGGACTCATTTTGCTGTGTGGGCACCGAATGCCCGCGAAGTCAGCGTGATCGCTGATCTGAATTTCTGGAGTCATGGACAGAACTGGTTGCAATCCAGTGATGATGGCGTGTGGCGGGGCTTTATTCCCGGGATCAAGCCCGGAGATATCTACAAATACAGCCTGAAGACGGCCTCCGGCTTGAGACTCGAAAAGTCTGACCCTTATGCCTTTGCAGCCGAGTTACCACCACGGACTGCTTCTGTCGTTTCCGATCTTTCGGGCTTTCGTTGGAATGACGAGAAGTGGATTCGTCAGCGGGAAATGAAGAATATTTACGAGCAGCCCATTTCGGTTTACGAGGTCCATCTGGGATCGTGGCGGAGGCCAACGGATGGGCGACGATATTTCAATTATCGTGAACTGGCCGTGCAACTTGTCGAATACGTCAAACCACTGGGTTTTACTCATGTGCAGTTGCTGCCAGTGACGGAGCATCCTTTTGATGGATCATGGGGCTATCAGACCACGGGTTATTTTGCTCCGACCAGTCGATTTGGATCACCTCACGACTTCATGTTCTTCGTCGACTACTGTCATGAACACGGCCTTGGTGTACTTATGGACTGGGTCCCCGCTCACTTTCCGACCGATACACACTCGCTCGGAAATTTCGATGGGACAGCACTTTATGAACATGCCGACCCTCGCAAAGGATTTCATCCCGACTGGGGCACTCTGATTTTCAATTATGGTCGCACGGAAGTGGCTGATTTTCTGCTCTCCAGTGCCAGATTCTGGATGGATATCTATCACGTGGATGGCCTGCGGGTCGATGCCGTGGCCTCCATGCTGTATCTCGATTACTCGCGTAAAGCCGGAGAATGGATGCCGAACATGTTCGGTGGGCGCGAGAATCTGGAAGCGATTCAATTTTTGAAAGATTTGAACGTTGTTATCCACCAGGATTTTCCTGGCGTCCTGATGGTGGCCGAAGAGTCGACTTCATGGGGTGGTGTTTCCCGTCCGGTTTACACGGGCGGGTTAGGTTTTGGCTTCAAGTGGGATATGGGCTGGATGAACGACACTTTGCGGTATTTCCGCAGAGATCCCATTTATCGCCGGCACCACCAGAACGAACTCTCATTCCGGATGGTGTATGCCTTTACTGAGAACTTCATGCTGCCACTCTCCCATGATGAAGTGGTGCACGGCAAACGGTCGTTAATCAGCCAGATGCCCGGAGATCATTGGCAGCAGTTTGCCAATCTGAGAGTTCTGTATGGCTATCAGTTCACCACACCAGGCAAGAAACTGCTCTTTATGGGTGGTGAAATCGCCCAGTGGACCGAATGGAATCACGATGCTCAACTCGATTGGGAACTGACCAAATTCCAGTTTCATCACGGCATCCAGAAACTTATTGCGGATTTGAATCAGCTCTATCGATCCGAATCGGCTTTGCATTATGGCGATTGCGATGCCGAGGGCTTCTCGTGGATCAGCGCTGATGATTATCAGAACAGCGTTTATTCCTGGGTGCGATACGGCAGTCATCCTGAGAATCTGCTGGTCATCATGATGAATCTCACACCGATTCCCCGACACAACTACAAAGTGGGTGTCCCGTTAGCTGGTTTTTATAAGGAAGTTCTCAACACAGACTCCAGTATCTACGGGGGTTCGAATGTAGGGAATTCGGGTGGCGTCTACAGCGAAATCGGACAACTTCATGGGCATGGCCAGTTTATTCAGGTGACATTACCTCCATTAGGCATGATTGTGCTGAAACCGATTACACGGCCGGTGGCTGTACTCGAAGCCAAGGCAGGAAAAGAGGCGAAAGATTGA
- a CDS encoding ExeA family protein has protein sequence MYEAFFHLARRPFVGTPDPNCWFPTELVQHAHDAILLGLRERAGVAILSGAAGVGKTLLCERFARELGNDHPVVFLRHPRFATRRSLLQTILGELELPFSRLSEQELRQEFERFLNQMVEQGHQFFLICDEAHLLEDKIIEELRAFSDLHFHGQSVVRLLLAGQLELEERLATPELQSLAQRVTTHSALETLNRAESHEFLDYRLTWAGGRLEECFTPDALSLIAEVSGGSPRCLCLLADHSLLLAFALGEKPVSVSIVENALNDLKHLALPWQLKMVRSTELSQSGHADESASLQESSDVIIDKAVTGKASIGAATSPTVVEEDAESVSHRAIDSSAINPLQPVETGTISDSQVLDDWDQLELSSIEIGAGVETENHPAAVLSQDDLSAIEEEFAEASSRLAQSSTTGLPGKFDDWSVMSSEPELKGQHFAAHVVERQETSFQQQTFDDIAMDDFGLEDVASHEIESHFEDPHARSDEHALSDALPAFAGHHEDSDAATHDSAVPVSEQEALELRLERMLAKWRLATDQDQIKGPHTPFSSQWQLLDQVDTPESPQNSTGPASTSLSSNHGDIDAIGLSHDEDPALYVAEDHLKSTSSSNATSDLKRADRLDAEFIETEVPSSLFVHPSWGVSQIPQDFVPFSDPTKLFEAIENHERPIEVAMTNDVIPVIPLPEAEPAVTNAASEPAGPVETTPADRMIDSEQSGIAATIDQILPWIDVAEGRHSELVAEQAQELDRKYAEINSTAEHRSEMSPADRQAARLAKYVAGDLDEIRERALAAEAMDLAEGTRAALNVLSQGSNSGSSQLPQQDQIPEEAPEPWEADLRGAETESEDWLNPVDESLLSEDALSRDEYDPVLDADDKIMNGMNEIQQQAFHPAQDAERIFSKMDGHTEQEAGESIDTLELQPTLATRYRNLFSILRRRATGHRR, from the coding sequence ATGTATGAAGCGTTTTTCCATCTGGCTCGCCGACCTTTTGTCGGGACTCCAGATCCGAATTGCTGGTTTCCGACTGAGCTTGTGCAACATGCTCACGATGCGATCCTGCTGGGGCTACGCGAAAGAGCGGGGGTTGCCATACTCAGTGGTGCGGCAGGTGTTGGAAAAACATTACTATGCGAGCGATTTGCCCGTGAGCTGGGGAATGATCACCCGGTCGTTTTTTTAAGGCATCCTCGTTTTGCGACGCGCCGCTCGCTGCTGCAAACCATTCTGGGTGAGTTGGAACTCCCTTTCAGTCGCTTGAGCGAGCAGGAGTTACGTCAGGAGTTTGAACGTTTCCTGAATCAAATGGTCGAGCAGGGGCATCAGTTTTTTCTCATCTGTGATGAGGCTCATCTGCTGGAAGACAAGATCATTGAAGAATTGAGAGCCTTCAGTGATCTCCATTTTCATGGGCAATCGGTCGTGAGATTACTGCTGGCTGGTCAGCTGGAGCTCGAAGAACGTTTAGCGACGCCGGAACTTCAATCTCTGGCACAGCGAGTCACGACGCATTCCGCATTGGAAACGTTGAATCGTGCTGAATCCCATGAGTTTCTGGATTATCGTCTGACATGGGCAGGTGGTCGGCTCGAAGAATGTTTCACGCCAGATGCCCTCTCTTTGATAGCCGAAGTGAGTGGTGGATCGCCACGTTGTCTCTGCCTGTTGGCCGATCATTCCCTGCTATTGGCCTTTGCTCTGGGAGAAAAGCCAGTTTCTGTATCAATCGTCGAAAACGCACTGAACGACCTCAAGCATCTGGCTTTGCCATGGCAATTGAAAATGGTGCGCAGTACTGAGCTTTCTCAGTCAGGACATGCTGATGAGTCAGCAAGTCTGCAGGAATCCAGCGACGTGATCATCGACAAGGCTGTAACTGGTAAGGCTTCAATTGGTGCAGCGACTTCCCCGACTGTCGTCGAAGAAGACGCTGAATCTGTAAGCCATCGGGCAATTGACAGCTCTGCAATCAATCCTTTGCAACCCGTTGAAACTGGGACAATTTCCGATAGTCAGGTCCTAGACGACTGGGATCAACTCGAACTCTCTTCGATTGAAATTGGTGCTGGAGTGGAGACAGAAAATCATCCGGCAGCGGTGCTGAGTCAGGATGATTTATCGGCGATTGAAGAAGAGTTCGCAGAGGCATCCTCTCGACTGGCACAGTCTTCCACAACCGGCTTGCCGGGGAAGTTTGATGACTGGTCGGTCATGAGTTCTGAACCTGAACTCAAGGGGCAGCACTTTGCCGCCCATGTTGTGGAACGACAAGAGACTTCCTTTCAGCAACAAACGTTTGATGACATCGCCATGGATGATTTTGGCTTGGAAGATGTTGCCAGCCATGAGATAGAAAGTCATTTCGAGGATCCTCATGCGAGATCCGACGAGCACGCTTTGAGTGATGCCTTACCAGCATTTGCAGGCCACCACGAGGACAGCGATGCTGCGACTCATGACTCAGCCGTTCCAGTTTCGGAACAGGAAGCTCTCGAACTGCGTCTTGAAAGGATGTTGGCCAAGTGGCGTCTGGCCACGGATCAGGATCAGATCAAAGGGCCACACACGCCATTTTCCAGTCAGTGGCAGCTGTTGGATCAGGTCGATACTCCCGAGTCACCACAGAATTCGACGGGTCCTGCTTCGACCAGCCTAAGCTCGAATCACGGAGACATCGATGCCATTGGTCTTTCGCATGATGAAGATCCCGCTTTGTACGTAGCGGAAGACCATTTGAAATCAACCTCTTCATCGAATGCGACATCAGATCTGAAGAGGGCCGATCGTCTCGATGCAGAATTCATAGAGACCGAAGTTCCATCCAGTCTGTTTGTTCACCCTTCATGGGGTGTGTCACAAATTCCTCAGGACTTTGTCCCCTTTTCAGATCCTACAAAGCTGTTCGAGGCCATCGAGAATCATGAGCGACCGATTGAAGTTGCCATGACCAACGATGTGATTCCAGTGATCCCGCTTCCCGAAGCAGAACCGGCGGTGACCAACGCTGCCTCTGAGCCGGCGGGGCCAGTCGAAACAACGCCTGCTGATCGCATGATTGATTCTGAGCAGTCTGGAATTGCCGCTACGATTGATCAGATTCTGCCCTGGATCGATGTCGCGGAAGGCCGCCATTCCGAACTGGTTGCGGAACAAGCTCAGGAGTTGGATCGGAAGTATGCCGAGATCAACTCGACTGCAGAGCATCGTTCGGAAATGTCGCCTGCCGACCGACAGGCTGCACGACTGGCAAAGTACGTGGCTGGTGATCTTGATGAGATTCGAGAGCGGGCACTGGCTGCCGAGGCGATGGATCTGGCCGAAGGAACACGGGCAGCTCTGAATGTTCTCTCTCAAGGGTCCAACTCGGGCAGCAGCCAGTTACCCCAGCAGGATCAGATTCCGGAAGAGGCTCCGGAGCCTTGGGAAGCCGATTTGCGTGGGGCAGAAACCGAATCCGAGGACTGGCTGAATCCAGTTGATGAATCTTTGCTGAGCGAAGATGCCTTGTCACGCGATGAGTATGATCCTGTACTTGATGCTGATGACAAGATCATGAACGGGATGAATGAAATTCAGCAGCAGGCATTCCATCCCGCGCAGGATGCCGAGAGAATTTTCTCGAAAATGGATGGCCATACTGAGCAGGAAGCAGGGGAGTCGATCGATACCCTTGAGCTTCAGCCGACATTGGCAACTAGATACAGAAACCTTTTCAGTATCTTGAGGCGTCGAGCAACTGGGCACCGTCGCTAG